The Euphorbia lathyris chromosome 3, ddEupLath1.1, whole genome shotgun sequence genome contains a region encoding:
- the LOC136222841 gene encoding uncharacterized protein: MSNEPKKDNVNDVDSKEWQQAIVGEMKRLGAIVADLYSEEKKVKLVVSELTEYAAVWWDQLKRTRKRDGDEPIRTWGELKKVMKKRFVPAHYYKELLKELQSMSQGNQSVEDYHKQLEMALIRADIQEDEEATMVRFLMGMKREIRNPLELQTYFHMDEMLHKAIKIERQLQEVEKGRSKFKGTTSTPWKSDPRGNFKTKSEFSSKSDQTPQVDSKAFGKLQIGGTTPKYKTTEKPTRTREIVCFKCQGRGHYARECSNQKAMVMKHGELISESESEHESDDMPTLEDCSDIEEVDSKGGHGVNLVTRRTLKMGVSGDIEQREHIFHAHCNILGKTCLLIIDGGSCCNVVSNVLASRLGISTIPHPNPYRLQWLNDSNELKVTKQVLLNFSIGSFSDEVLCDVVPMQACHVLLGRPWQFDRSEFKDLFPEEMPNKLPPIRGIEHQIDFVPGAQIPNRPAYRSNPEETKELQRQVEELMAKGLIRESMSPCAVPVILVPKKDGTWRMCIDSQGVSVDIEKVKAIQEWPMPNSVTEVRSFHGLASFYRRFVKNFSTIAAPLTEVIKKNVGFKWGKAQEDAFEMLKARLTSAPVLALPNFDKSFEIECDASGVGIGAVLMQEGRPIAFFSEKLSGATLNYPTYDKELYALVRALQMWQHYLWPKEFVIHTDHESLKHLKGQQKLNRRHAKWVEFIETFPYVIKYKQGKENVVADALSRRHEGYLFRDNRLCMPKCSHREFLVREAHGGGLMGHFGVAKTLDMISEHFFWPHMKRDVERICASCINCKKAKSRVMPHGLYTPLPVPNEPWTAISMDFVMALPRSKRGNDSIFVVVDRFSKMAHFIPCHKTDDAINIANLFFREVVRLHGMPKSIVSDRDPKFLSYFWKTLWNKLGTKLLFSTSCHPQTDGQTEVVNRTLGQLLRAVIQKNLKSWEECLPFIEFAYNRAIHSSTNFSPFEIVYGFNPLTPLDLIPLPVVWLHMRKERFPAQRKSKLHPRGDGPFQVVARIGDNAYKLDLPGDEDLRTNPFQERGNDVISKAQEHGTKELGLEE, encoded by the exons atgTCTAACGAACCTAAAAAGGACAACGTTAACGATGTTGATTCTAAAGAATGGCAACAAGCTATTGTAGGTGAGATGAAGAGGTTAGGGGCTATTGTGGCTGATttg tattccgaggagaagaaggtgaaacttgtagtatccgaactaactgaatatgcggctgtttggtgggaccaattaaagcgcacaagaaaaagagatggtgatgaacccataagaacatggggtgaattgaagaaggtcatgaaaaagagatttgtgccggctcactattataaggagttgttgaaagaactccaatccatgtctcaaggtaaccaatctgttgaagattatcacaaacaattggagatggcactaatccgagctgatatacaagaagatgaggaagctaccatggttagatttctcatgggaatgaagagggagattcgcaaccctcttgagctacaaacttatttccacatggacgagatgctccataaagcgataaaaattgagagacaacttcaagaggttgagaaagggagatcaaagttcaaaggcactacttccactccatggaagtcagatccaagaggtaatttcaaaactaaatctGAATTTAGCTCTAAAAGTGACCAAACGCCTCAGGTTGATTCAAAAGCATTTGGGAAGTTGCAAATTGGTGGAACTACTCCAAAATACAAAACTACTGAAAAACCCACAAGAACTCGTGAAATTGTGTGTTTTAAGTGCCAAGGGAGAGGGCACTATGCAAGAGAGTGTTCGAATCAAAAGGCGATGGTTATGAAGCATGGTGAGTTAATATCCGAAAGTGAGTCCGAACATGAATCAGATGATATGCCCACCTTAGAAGATTGTAGTGATATAGAAGAGGTGGATAGTAAAGGAGGACATGGAGTTAACTTAGTCACTCGTAGAACATTGAAGATGGGAGTGAGTGGTGACATTGAGCAACGAGAGCACATCTTTCATGCTCATTGCAACATACTTGGAAAAACATGCTTACTAATTATTGATGGAGGAAGTTGTTGCAACGTGGTAAGCAACGTGTTAGCAAGCCGATTAGGGATATCAACAATTCCACATCCCAATCCTTATCGGTTACAATGGTTGAATGATAGTAACGAACTCAAAGTTACTAAACAGgtgcttctgaacttttctattggttctttttctgatgaggtattatgtgatgtagtacctatgcaagcatgtcatgtgttattggggaggccttggcaattcgaTCGATCA GAATTCAAGGATTTATTCCCCGAAGAGATGCCTAATAAGTTACCCCCGATTCGAGGAATTGAGCATCAAATTGACTTTGTTCCCGGAGCACAAATTCCAAATCGACCAGCCTATAGAAGTAACCCTGAGGAGACAAAAGAACTACAAAGGCAAGTCGAGGAACTAATGGCAAAAGGGTTGATTCGTGAATCTATGAGTCCGTGTGCTGTACCAGTCATCCTAGTACCAAAGAAAGATGGAACTTGGCGGATGTGCATCGATT CACAAGGAGTTTCTGTTGATATTGAAAAGGTGAAAGCCATTCAAGAGTGGCCAATGCCAAATTCAGTTACCGAGGTGAGGAGCTTTCATGGCTTGGCGAGTTTCTATAGGAGGTTTGTGAAGAACTTCAGTACCATTGCCGCACCACTAACCGaggtaataaaaaagaatgttgGCTTTAAGTGGGGCAAAGCACAAGAGGATGCTTTTGAGATGCTTAAGGCAAGACTAACTTCTGCCCCCGTTTTAGCACTTCCAAACTTTGATAAATCGTTTGAAATTGAGTGTGATGCGTCGGGAGTAGGGATTGGTGCTGTTTTAATGCAAGAGGGTCGACCTATAGCCTTCTTTAGTGAAAAACTTAGTGGTGCAACCTTAAACTATCCCACTTATGATAAAGAACTCTATGCATTAGTTAGGGCTTTGCAAATGTGGCAACATTATTTATGGCCTAAAGAGTTTGTGATCCACACCGATCATGAATCCTTGAAACATCTTAAGGGTCAACAAAAATTGAACCGAAGACATGCCAAGTGGGTGgaatttatagagacgtttccttatgtgattaagtataagcaagggaaggaaaacgtagttgctgatgcattaagtagg agACATGAGGGCTACTTATTTAGAGATAATCGATTATGCATGCCTAAATGTTCACATAGAGAATTTCTTGTGAGGGAAGCCCACGGTGGAGGCTTGATGGGGCATTTTGGGGTTGCTAAGACTTTGGACATGATTTCTGAACATTTCTTTTGGCCTCATATGAAACGTGATGTGGAAAGAATATGTGCTAGTTGTATTAATTGTAAGAAAGCTAAGTCTAGAGTTATGCCTCATGGTTTATACACTCCATTACCTGTGCCGAATGAACCTTGGACTGCtatatccatggattttgtgatggctTTACCTAGGTCTAAGAGAGGTAATGATTCCATATTTGTGGTTGTAGATCGCTTTTCTAAGATGGCACATTTCATACCATGCCATAAAACTGATGATGCTATTAATATTGCTAACTTGTTCTTTAGAGAGGTTGTTCGTCTGCATGGGATGCCAAAGAGTATAGTTAGTGATAGAGATCCTAAGTTTTTAAGCTATTTTTGGAAGACTTTGTGGAATAAATTGGGGACTAAACTGTTGTTTTCTACTTCTTGTCATCCTCAAACTGATGGTCAAACCGAAGTAGTAAATAGAACTTTAGGACAACTTCTTAGGGCAGTTATTCAAAAGAATCTTAAGTCATGGGAAGAATGCCTACCATTTATTGAGTTCGCTTATAATAGGGCTATACATTCATCTACTAACTTCTCaccatttgaaattgtttatggttttaatcctttgacaccattagacttgatccctttgcctgt GGTGTGGTTGCATATGCGCAAGGAAAGGTTCCCCGCTCAGAGAAAATCAAAGCTACATCCTAGAGGCGATGGTCCATTTCAAGTAGTCGCACGAATTGGGGATAATGCCTACAAGCTCGACTTGCCAG GAGATGAAGATTTGAGGACAAATCCTTTTCAAGAGAGAGGgaatgatgtgatatcaaaagcacaagagcatggaacaaaggagcttgga CTTGAGGAATGA
- the LOC136224553 gene encoding transcription factor IIIA-like, with product MEESAGDEVPRPIFRDIRRYICDYCGICRSKKSLITSHIQTHHKEEEEDEEVGGRKSNVCEQCGASFKKPAYLLQHMQSHSLERPYVCSVDDCHASYRRKDHLTRHSLKHEGKLFKCPIENCSCEFMVKGNVNRHVKELHNENPPLNDTGPKQHVCQEPGCGKVFKYLSKLQTHRDSHVKPDVVEAFCAEPGCMKHFSNSECLKAHINSCHRYMNCEICGAKQLRKNIKRHLRMHEACAGSTKRVKCHFEDCSHTFSNKTNLLKHVRAVHLEATPFACGFTGCGMRFAYKHVRDKHEKSGVHIFTPVKHLEHDREMRTKSRGGRKRECPTVETLIRKRVIPPTNMEEYQSWLCGMENQDQS from the exons ATGGAAGAATCGGCGGGAGACGAAGTCCCAAGGCCTATTTTCAGAGATATTAGACGTTATATATGTGATTACTGCGGAATTTGCAGATCTAAGAAGTCCCTTATCACTTCTCATATCCAAACTCACCATAAG gaagaggaggaagatgaagaagtggGGGGAAGAAAGTCCAATGTTTGTGAACAATGTGGTGCTAGTTTTAAAAAGCCTGCATACTTATTGCAACATATGCAAAGTCATTCGCTTGAG AGGCCATATGTTTGTTCAGTTGATGATTGCCATGCCAGCTACAGAAGGAAAGACCACTTAACCCGCCACTCCCTAAAGCATGAAGGAAAACTCTTCAAATGTCCTATTGAGAATTGTAGTTGCGAGTTTATGGTAAAAGGAAATGTGAACAGGCATGTTAAAGAGCTTCATAATGAGAATCCCCCCTTGAATGATACTGGTCCAAAGCAGCATGTTTGCCAGGAACCTGGTTGTGGTAAGGTGTTCAAATACCTGTCGAAGCTGCAAACACACAGGGACTCCCATG TTAAACCGGATGTAGTAGAGGCATTCTGTGCTGAACCGGGTTGTATGAAACATTTTTCCAATAGTGAGTGCCTTAAGGCTCACATCAACTCCTGCCACAGATACATGAATTGTGAGATTTGTGGAGCAAAACAGTTGAGGAAGAACATAAAGAGGCATCTCCGGATGCATGAAGCATGTGCGGGTTCAACAAAGAGAGTTAAATGCCATTTTGAAGATTGTTCCCATACATTTTCTAAT AAAACAAATCTTCTTAAGCATGTGAGGGCTGTGCACCTTGAAGCTACGCCTTTTGCTTGTGGATTTACAGGCTGTGGTATGAGATTTGCATACAAGCACGTTAGAGATAAACACGAGAAATCTGGAGTACACATCTTTACTCCTGTAA AGCACTTAGAGCATGATCGGGAAATGAGGACAAAGTCACGAGGTGGGAGGAAGAGAGAGTGCCCGACTGTTGAAACACTGATACGCAAGAGGGTGATTCCTCCAACAAATATGGAAGAGTATCAGTCTTGGTTATGTGGAATGGAGAACCAGGACCAGTCCTGA